In the Gymnodinialimonas sp. 202GB13-11 genome, one interval contains:
- a CDS encoding sodium:solute symporter family protein, which produces MDQFTLNLLFVGASFALYIGIAVWARAGSTSEFYAAGRGVHPVTNGMATAADWMSAASFISMAGLIAFTGYDNSSFLMGWTGGYVLLALLLAPYLRKFGKFTVSEFIGDRFYSKTARLVAVICLLVASITYVIGQMQGVGIAFGRFLEIDAFWGLLIGACVVFAYAVFGGMKGVTYTQVAQYCVLITAYTIPAVFISLQLTGNPIPALGLFGSTESGEPLLATLNQIVTDLGFNEYTAAHGSTINMVLFTLSLMIGTAGLPHVIMRFFTVPKVSDARWSAGWTLVFIALLYLTAPAVGAMARLNISEMMWPNGTGGDAVSVETIENDPDYAWMGTWAATGLLGWEDRNGDGMIQYYNDANPDLQERAAAAGWEGNELTNFNRDILVLANPEIANLPGWVIGLVAAGGLAAALSTAAGLLLAISSAVSHDLLKGQLTPNMSEKSELLAARISMAAAIVVAVLLGLNPPGFAAQTVALAFGLAAASIFPALMMGIFSKRINNTGAVAGMLAGLVVTLVYIFLHKGWLFIPDTNSFTDADPLLGPIKSTSFGAIGAAINFAVAYIVSGMTKETPQHIKDLVESVRIPRGAGAASDH; this is translated from the coding sequence ATGGACCAGTTTACCCTTAACTTGCTGTTTGTAGGCGCATCTTTCGCGCTCTACATCGGCATTGCTGTGTGGGCCCGTGCGGGTTCGACCAGCGAATTTTACGCCGCCGGTCGCGGCGTTCACCCGGTCACCAACGGTATGGCCACCGCGGCAGACTGGATGTCTGCGGCCTCGTTCATCTCGATGGCGGGCCTCATTGCCTTCACCGGCTACGACAACTCGTCCTTCCTGATGGGTTGGACGGGCGGCTACGTGCTTCTGGCCCTGCTTCTGGCGCCTTACCTGCGCAAGTTCGGCAAGTTCACCGTGTCCGAGTTCATCGGTGATCGCTTCTACTCCAAGACCGCGCGCCTTGTGGCCGTGATCTGCCTGTTGGTGGCCTCCATCACTTACGTGATCGGCCAGATGCAGGGCGTCGGCATTGCCTTCGGACGCTTCCTTGAAATCGACGCCTTCTGGGGCCTGCTCATCGGCGCCTGTGTGGTCTTCGCCTATGCCGTGTTCGGCGGCATGAAGGGTGTGACCTACACTCAAGTCGCGCAGTACTGCGTTCTGATCACCGCCTACACGATCCCGGCTGTGTTCATCTCGCTGCAATTGACGGGCAATCCGATCCCGGCTTTGGGCCTCTTTGGCTCGACCGAGAGTGGTGAGCCGCTTCTGGCGACGCTGAACCAGATCGTCACCGATCTTGGCTTCAACGAATACACCGCCGCCCATGGCTCGACCATCAACATGGTGCTCTTCACCTTGTCGCTGATGATCGGTACCGCGGGTCTGCCCCACGTCATCATGCGCTTCTTCACGGTGCCCAAGGTGTCTGACGCCCGCTGGTCGGCCGGTTGGACGCTGGTGTTCATTGCGCTGCTGTACCTGACGGCTCCGGCTGTGGGGGCCATGGCACGCCTGAACATCTCCGAGATGATGTGGCCCAACGGCACGGGCGGCGATGCTGTCAGTGTTGAGACCATCGAAAACGATCCCGACTATGCCTGGATGGGTACCTGGGCGGCCACTGGCCTTCTGGGTTGGGAGGATCGCAACGGCGACGGCATGATCCAGTACTACAACGACGCGAACCCTGATCTTCAGGAACGCGCCGCAGCGGCTGGCTGGGAAGGCAATGAGCTGACCAACTTCAACCGCGACATCCTGGTGCTGGCCAACCCCGAGATTGCCAACCTTCCGGGCTGGGTGATCGGCCTTGTGGCAGCAGGCGGCCTTGCGGCGGCTCTGTCCACGGCAGCGGGTCTTCTGCTGGCGATCTCTTCGGCGGTCTCGCATGACCTACTGAAAGGTCAGCTGACGCCGAACATGTCTGAGAAGTCCGAGCTCTTGGCAGCGCGGATCTCGATGGCAGCGGCAATTGTGGTGGCGGTTCTTCTGGGCCTCAACCCACCAGGATTTGCGGCGCAAACCGTGGCCTTGGCCTTCGGCTTGGCGGCAGCCTCGATCTTCCCCGCACTGATGATGGGCATCTTCTCTAAGCGCATCAACAACACCGGGGCCGTGGCAGGTATGCTGGCCGGTCTGGTCGTCACTTTGGTCTACATCTTCCTGCACAAGGGCTGGCTGTTCATCCCGGACACCAACTCCTTCACGGATGCAGACCCGCTGCTTGGGCCGATCAAGTCGACCTCGTTCGGCGCCATCGGTGCAGCGATCAACTTCGCGGTGGCGTATATCGTCTCCGGTATGACGAAGGAGACGCCGCAGCACATCAA
- a CDS encoding DUF4212 domain-containing protein, with product MVDNPNEAPAATGEDTVYWKTNIRIIMACLAIWALVSFGFGIVLRPMLSGIGVGGTDLGFWFAQQGSILCFLALIFFYAWRMNKLDKQYGVDEE from the coding sequence ATGGTCGACAATCCAAACGAGGCTCCAGCCGCGACCGGGGAGGACACGGTCTACTGGAAAACCAACATCCGCATCATCATGGCCTGCCTTGCCATCTGGGCGCTCGTATCCTTCGGCTTCGGCATCGTGCTGCGCCCCATGCTCTCGGGCATCGGCGTCGGCGGCACCGATCTGGGCTTCTGGTTCGCGCAGCAAGGCTCGATCCTGTGCTTCCTGGCACTGATCTTCTTCTACGCCTGGCGGATGAACAAACTCGACAAGCAATACGGCGTGGATGAGGAGTAA
- a CDS encoding adenylate kinase gives MDGATTAATTPILILLGPPGAGKGTQARKLEEGFGLIQLSTGDLLRAAVAAGTEAGKSAEAVMKAGGLVSDEIVLAILTDRLAQDDCAKGVVLDGFPRTTAQAEALDAMLAERGQGISAVISLEVDDEAMVRRVAGRFTCGNCGEGFHEDFKPTAIDGVCDACGSRNMTRRADDNADTARSRLQAYHEQTAPLVAYYDARGTLARVDAMGDIEDISTQISRIVASA, from the coding sequence ATGGATGGAGCAACAACAGCCGCCACCACGCCGATCCTGATCCTGCTGGGGCCACCGGGCGCGGGCAAGGGCACGCAAGCGCGCAAGCTGGAGGAAGGCTTCGGCCTGATCCAGCTGTCCACCGGTGATCTTCTGCGCGCCGCCGTGGCGGCCGGGACCGAAGCCGGGAAATCCGCCGAAGCTGTGATGAAGGCCGGTGGTCTTGTGAGCGACGAGATCGTGCTTGCCATTCTCACCGACCGTCTGGCGCAGGACGATTGCGCCAAGGGCGTGGTGCTCGACGGCTTCCCCCGCACCACTGCTCAGGCTGAGGCGCTGGACGCCATGCTGGCCGAGCGGGGGCAGGGCATCAGTGCCGTCATCTCGCTGGAGGTGGATGATGAGGCGATGGTGCGCCGCGTCGCAGGCCGCTTCACCTGCGGCAATTGCGGCGAGGGGTTCCATGAGGATTTCAAGCCCACGGCCATCGACGGCGTCTGCGATGCCTGCGGGTCGCGCAACATGACCCGCCGGGCGGACGACAACGCGGACACCGCGCGGTCTCGCCTGCAGGCATACCACGAACAGACTGCCCCGCTCGTCGCTTACTACGACGCGCGCGGCACGCTCGCCCGGGTCGATGCGATGGGCGACATCGAAGACATCAGCACACAGATCAGCCGGATCGTCGCATCCGCCTGA
- the acs gene encoding acetate--CoA ligase produces MKDAVQKGSTKPTPHVDAAGYASMYAESVENPDAFWEEQGKRIDWIKPYTKVKNTSFAPGNIDIRWYEDGTLNVSANCIDRHLEARGDQTAIIWEPDSPEDEALHITYRQLHAEVSKMANVLKELGVTKGDRVVLYLPMIPEAAYAMLACARIGAIHSIVFAGFSADALGARINACDAKVVITADGAPRGGRVTKLKDNVNQALLHDMDAVKCLVVKRTGEQVAWRDGLDFWLHEMAEKVSADCTPEEMAAEDPLFILYTSGSTGQPKGVVHTTGGYIVYAAMTHEYTFDYHDGDIFWCTADVGWVTGHSYIVYGPLANGGTTIMFEGVPTYPDAGRFWAVCEKHKVNQFYTAPTAIRALMGKGNEWVEKYDLSDLRVLGSVGEPINPEAWNWYNDVVGKGNCPIVDTFWQTETGGHMMTPLPFATKLKPGAAQQPFFGVQPVVLEPTSGEVVEGNGVEGVLCMADSWPGQMRTVWGDHERFEKTYFSDYKGYYFSGDGCRRDEDGDYWITGRVDDVINVSGHRMGTAEVESALVAHAKVAESAVVGYPHDVKGQGIYAYVTLMQGEEPSDELRKELETWVRSEIGPIAKPDLIQWAPGLPKTRSGKIMRRILRKIAEDDFGALGDTSTLAEPEVVDDLIANRMNRRD; encoded by the coding sequence AAGAACACCAGCTTCGCGCCCGGCAATATCGACATCCGTTGGTATGAGGATGGCACGCTGAACGTCAGTGCCAATTGCATCGACCGCCACCTCGAGGCGCGCGGTGATCAGACCGCCATCATCTGGGAGCCTGACAGCCCCGAGGATGAGGCGCTGCATATCACCTACCGTCAGTTGCATGCCGAAGTAAGCAAGATGGCGAATGTTCTGAAAGAACTCGGCGTGACGAAGGGCGACCGTGTCGTCCTCTACCTGCCGATGATCCCGGAAGCCGCCTATGCGATGCTGGCCTGCGCACGGATCGGGGCCATTCATTCCATCGTTTTCGCGGGCTTCTCCGCCGATGCGCTTGGTGCACGGATCAACGCCTGTGACGCAAAGGTGGTCATCACCGCCGATGGCGCACCGCGTGGTGGACGGGTCACGAAGCTGAAGGACAACGTTAATCAGGCACTGCTGCACGATATGGACGCTGTGAAGTGTCTTGTTGTGAAGCGGACCGGCGAACAGGTCGCGTGGCGCGATGGTCTCGATTTCTGGCTGCACGAGATGGCGGAAAAGGTCAGCGCCGATTGCACGCCGGAGGAGATGGCCGCGGAAGACCCGCTGTTCATTCTCTATACCTCCGGTTCGACCGGCCAGCCCAAGGGCGTGGTGCACACGACCGGCGGCTACATCGTCTACGCCGCGATGACCCACGAATATACGTTTGACTACCATGACGGCGACATCTTCTGGTGTACCGCTGACGTCGGCTGGGTCACAGGACACAGCTATATCGTCTACGGCCCGCTGGCCAACGGTGGCACAACGATCATGTTCGAAGGCGTGCCGACTTACCCCGATGCCGGCCGGTTCTGGGCCGTTTGCGAGAAGCACAAGGTCAACCAATTCTACACGGCCCCCACCGCGATCCGTGCCCTGATGGGCAAGGGGAATGAGTGGGTCGAGAAGTATGACCTGAGCGATCTGCGGGTTCTGGGATCGGTGGGTGAGCCGATCAACCCGGAGGCGTGGAACTGGTACAATGACGTTGTGGGTAAGGGGAATTGCCCCATCGTCGACACCTTCTGGCAGACCGAAACCGGCGGTCACATGATGACACCGCTGCCTTTTGCCACCAAGCTCAAGCCCGGCGCGGCGCAGCAGCCGTTCTTCGGCGTGCAGCCCGTGGTGCTGGAGCCGACCTCCGGCGAAGTGGTTGAAGGCAATGGCGTCGAAGGCGTGCTTTGCATGGCCGATAGCTGGCCGGGTCAGATGCGGACCGTATGGGGCGACCATGAACGGTTCGAGAAGACCTATTTCAGCGACTACAAAGGCTACTATTTCTCAGGCGATGGCTGCCGCCGCGATGAGGATGGAGACTACTGGATCACGGGTCGTGTGGACGATGTGATCAACGTCTCCGGCCACCGGATGGGCACCGCGGAAGTCGAAAGCGCGCTGGTGGCCCATGCCAAGGTCGCCGAGTCCGCCGTGGTCGGCTACCCCCATGACGTCAAAGGGCAGGGCATCTACGCCTATGTCACGCTCATGCAGGGCGAAGAGCCCTCCGATGAGCTGCGCAAGGAGCTTGAGACTTGGGTCCGCTCCGAGATTGGCCCGATTGCCAAGCCCGACCTGATCCAATGGGCGCCGGGCCTGCCCAAGACCCGTTCCGGCAAGATCATGCGCCGCATCCTGCGCAAGATTGCCGAGGATGATTTCGGCGCGCTTGGCGACACGTCCACGCTGGCCGAACCGGAAGTGGTTGACGATCTGATCGCCAACCGCATGAACCGGAGGGATTGA